In Tenebrio molitor chromosome 6, icTenMoli1.1, whole genome shotgun sequence, one genomic interval encodes:
- the LOC138134145 gene encoding radial spoke head 14 homolog, with protein sequence MFSLYRNSYLHTRCSSVNPRIINRSVDLARSEPILHDSSDFEPPFFRLTSEQPDIPIDNVDPTRRPLAFGSWALPKLRRELHDEDDMVVIQALMSICDLVHDPERGYEALVLKIPDRLADKLLDPLPPIRENAILVLTTLAGLGDGKEAIVRNSDLLENLLLCLGDEQMTVRLKVAACFEMIARSWMTADVLVEIGLIQNLLEIIEKDEMPSIVEFHLETLKSLMYDCGKCVAVKNNGFRIFMRYLDHDSSSVVAKALDCLMILTSTKKGKQLALQKNLLKTLNKLLHYGDTQICTSAASVVMFCTVKTRAKILAADIKNLAKRLVKLSTNPLNTNLQMFCLKVKSIGPKLVPFFKTVAIYFVVFLPFNVPSVLSTILKCLPILSLMLFVVLHGMSLGDEYKYSRRILVGLIFCCLGDAFLIWPGYFELGMLSFAIGHINYILAFGFQPLNLTLGVCLCAINIMGLAYLMPGLHGVLVPGVTIYTFILTTMMWRAIARAQFFEDLWTWSKLCSCMGAILFVISDLILGLDRFKFSIEYSQALVMSTYYAAQLGIALSVVDAKPQPTVRSH encoded by the exons atgttttcgctGTATAGAAATTCCTATTTGCACACGAGATGTAGTTCTGTAAACCCCCGAATTATAAACAGAAGCGTTGACTTAG CAAGAAGTGAACCCATCCTTCACGATTCGTCCGATTTTGAACCTCCTTTTTTCCGCTTAACGTCAGAGCAACCCGACATTCCCATCGACAATGTGGACCCGACCAGACGTCCATTGGCATTTGGATCGTGGGCTTTACCCAAActa CGACGGGAACTACACGATGAAGACGACATGGTTGTTATTCAGGCCCTAATGAGCATCTGCGATTTGGTCCACGATCCAGAACGCGGATATGAAGCTCTCGTATTGAAAATTCCAGACAG GTTGGCGGACAAGCTTCTCGATCCGCTGCCACCAATTCGCGAGAATGCGATTTTAGTTTTAACCACCTTAGCAGGGTTAGGAGATGGGAAAGAAGCAATTGTAAGAAACTCAGATCTTCTGGAAAATCTGCTTTTGTGTCTTGGGGACGAACAGATGACGGTGCGACTGAAGGTGGCTGCTTGTTTCGAAATGATAGCAAGAAGCTGGATGA CGGCTGACGTTTTGGTGGAAATAGGTCTTATACAAAATCTCCTTGAGATAattgaaaaagatgaaatgCCATCAATCGTAGAGTTTCACTTGGAAACTCTCAAATCCTTGATGTACGACTGTGGAAAATGTGTGGCAGTGAAAAATAATGGCTTCAGAATCTTT ATGAGATATTTGGACCACGACTCTTCGTCTGTAGTCGCCAAAGCTCTTGACTGCTTGATGATCCTAACGTCGACCAAGAAAGGTAAACAACTTGCGCTGCAGAAGAACTTATTGAAGACTCTGAACAAGCTTCTGCATTATGGG GACACTCAAATATGTACCAGTGCGGCTTCCGTGGTGATGTTTTGTACAGTGAAAACCAGAGCAAAAATTTTGGCAgctgatattaaaaatttggcTAAACGTTTGGTCAAGCTATCGACAAATCCACTCAATACCAATCTGCAGATGTTCTGTCTCAAG gtGAAAAGTATAGGCCCAAAACTTGTCCCATTTTTCAAGACAGTTGCCATCTACTTCGTTGTTTTTTTACCATTCAACGTACCATCAGTTCTTTCAACAATCCTAAAATGTTTACCTATTTTAAGTTTAATGTTATTTGTTGTACTCCACGGTATGAGCCTCGGAGATGA ATACAAATACTCCAGAAGAATTCTAGTCGGATTGATATTTTGCTGTTTAGGAGACGCATTTCTAATATGGCCCGGTTACTTCGAGCTAGGAATGCTCTCCTTCGCCATCGGTCATATAAACTACATTTTAGCTTTCGGTTTTCaacctttaaatttaactctAGGCGTGTGCTTGTGTGCTATTAATATAATGG GTCTAGCATACTTGATGCCTGGCTTACACGGTGTACTCGTTCCTGGTGTCACGATCTacacttttattttgactACAATGATGTGGAGGGCCATCGCAAGAGCACagttttttgaa GACTTGTGGACTTGGAGCAAGTTATGTTCATGCATGGGAGCAATTCTTTTCGTCATTTCCGATCTTATACTCGGTCTTGATCGATTCAAGTTTTCGATCGAATATTCACAG GCGCTTGTTATGTCAACTTATTATGCTGCTCAACTCGGCATTGCTCTAAGTGTAGTAGATGCCAAACCCCAACCGACTGTACGTTCCCATTAA
- the Pex16 gene encoding peroxisomal membrane protein PEX16 has product MSSVLLSLPEIFAAYKNWVSQNPQVVSDCETSAKWISYFIAGKINNSHVFTELVYCLSNLLVFFNDRIITNLRQLEVPGSGDTLKSWLTVVEYCEVLFELSAQKIWGNVGKWLVIIGVQVFKCLSRLILVYNYKESIIQTPPIPLLERGKLGKPNTNISSIRDVALAQMDSVAFTLKGSGRVIRRVEASPPVHTRTWKPLQMQEACDNEQTLEQALAGRQLIAETIYIVKPVAHLTSMVCFGSNSWKPWIVSLLLDLTSLQLYASCKGTKINSLTPKQKLQLSKRRVMLLMYLLRSPFYDKYSKDKVHALLMSLSRNVPFARLICKPLAQYLPFWQSNYFYMWST; this is encoded by the exons ATGTCTTCGGTGTTGCTATCTCTCCCCGAAATTTTTGCGGCTTACAAAAACTGGGTGAGCCAAAATCCACAGGTTGTTAGTGACTGTGAAACGTCAGCAAAATGGAtttcatattttatagctG ggaaaattaacaattcacACGTTTTCACAGAACTCGTGTATTGTTTATCAAATTTATTGGTGTTCTTTAATGATAGAATTATAACTAATCTAAGACAATTAGAAGTACCAGGTTCTGGGGACACTTTAAAATCATGGCTCACTGTTGTCGAATATTGTGAAGTTTTATTTGAGTTGTCTGCACAAAAAATATGGGGTAATGTAGGGAAATGGTTGGTCATTATAGGTGTGCAAGTTTTCAA atGTTTATCAAGATTAATCCTGGTTTACAACTATAAAGAAAGCATCATACAAACACCACCAATTCCACTGTTAGAGAGAGGAAAATTAGGCAAACCTAACACAAACATTAGCTCAATTAGAGATGTAGCCCTGGCCCAAATGGATTCTGTAGCTTTTACATTGAAGGGATCAGGGAGAGTTATAAGAAGAGTTGAAGCATCACCTCCAGTCCATACAAGGACATGGAAACCACTCCAAATGCAAGAAGCTTGTGATAATGAACAAACGTTGGAACAAGCTTTGGCAGGCAGACAACTCATTGCTGAGACTATTTACATAGTAAAACCTGTTGCCCATTTAACTTCTATGGTATGTTTTGGAAGTAATTCTTGGAAGCCATGGATTGTTTCACTTCTTTTAGATTTGACCAG ttTGCAGCTGTATGCATCTTGCAAGGGGACAAAAATAAACTCTTTGACACCTAAACAGAAATTACAATTATCAAAAAGAAGAGTTATGTTGTTAATGTATTTGCTAAGATCACCTTTTTATGATAAGTACAGCAAAGATAAAGTACATGCATTGTTAATGTCATTAAGCAGAAATGTGCCTTTTGCAAGACTAATTTGTAAGCCTCTGGCACAATATTTGCCTTTCTGGCAAAGCAATTACTTTTATATGTGGTCTACATAA
- the LOC138134139 gene encoding patatin-like phospholipase domain-containing protein 2 isoform X3 produces MNLSFAGCGFLGIYHVGVACCFRKYAPHLLLNKISGASAGAMAACCLLLDLPLGEMTSDVLRAAAEARRRSLGPFNPSFNIHNLLMEGYEKFLPDDAHIKVSGKLHVSLTRVHDGKNVIVSQFDTREELIQVLLASAFIPFFSGLIPPKFKGVRYMDGGYSDNLPTLDENTITVSPFCGESDICPRDDSSQLFHINIANTSIELSKHNIYRMVRILFPPKPEVLSNMCKQGFDDALRFLHRNNLINCTRCLAVQSTFVVSDTLEENLEYDPQCKECKQHRQEALVSNMPETVLSIFQEAIDSTNNGLLNWLFKHRGMKLLSVLSLPYTLPADILYATFTKLNLIPTVKATPIIIARNVTDFNFVTAVGNHFETKSFKYAVLGNTVLPSNALVPVQCSACSQLSNNQRFMATAPQVGNTFWDVSKYFMDQLSHLLSKVNKKREQLSAKIICQLAITEYGGNVEACQDTLSTKNKMNLNFTLNLDDSDLPISQSPKRKFATTKILQRKPSLTINRTDTGDEDTFEHILQVTSHHETIMAYYYLDENNKVKVTEIFDVTESDSPLVQTTHEKEFNRNLEFDDDWDESTWTTAHALDDHTYLEERRRSLAEMSEYSLEDLVDRDTSNLFSDPESEWNGTYKIEEPEDDDDDLLPTADLRPESDQPEQLSAYMRTCPVPSFTYQEDL; encoded by the exons ATGAATCTGTCGTTCGCTGGTTGTGGATTTCTGGGCATATACCATGTCGGAGTGGCGTGTTGCTTCCGCAAATATGCTCCacatttattgttaaataaaatctcGGGGGCGTCTGCAGGTGCCATGGCCGCCTGCTGTTTACTGCTAGATCTGCCACTAG GTGAAATGACCAGTGACGTCCTTCGAGCAGCTGCAGAAGCGCGAAGACGATCTTTGGGTCCCTTCAACCCCTCTTTCAACATCCACAACCTCCTGATGGAGggttatgaaaaatttttgcCAGATGACGCTCACATCAAAGTCAGCGGCAAGCTACACGTGTCTCTCACTCGCGTTCACGATGGCAAAAACGTTATCGTTTCGCAATTCGATACCAGAGAGGAATTAATCCAGGTGCTCCTAGCTTCTGCTTTCATACCGTTCTTTTCCGGCCTCATTCCACCTAAATTCAAAGGGGTGAGATACATGGATGGGGGATACAGCGACAACTTGCCCACTTTAGACGAAAATACGATCACGGTCAGCCCCTTTTGTGGGGAAAGTGATATCTGTCCCAGAGATGACAGTTCACAGTTGTTTCAT ATCAACATCGCTAATACAAGTATAGAATTATcgaaacataatatttatagAATGGTGAGGATACTGTTTCCGCCAAAACCGGAAGTGTTGTCGAACATGTGCAAGCAGGGTTTCGACGATGCCCTCAGGTTTTTACATAGGAACAATCTTATCAACTGTACGAGATGTTTGGCTGTACAGTCGACTTTCGTTGTGTCTGATACTTTGGAGGAAAATCTGGAATACGATCCACAATGCAAAGAATGTAAACAACACAGACAA GAGGCTCTTGTCTCAAATATGCCCGAGACGGTACTTAGCATTTTCCAAGAAGCAATAGACTCAACTAATAACGGATTACTTAATTGGCTATTCAAGCATCGCGGTATGAAGCTACTGTCGGTGTTAAGTCTTCCATACACCCTACCAGCTGACATCTTGTACGCCACATTCACAAA GTTAAATTTAATACCCACTGTAAAAGCGACCCCCATCATTATCGCTAGAAATGTAacagattttaattttgttactgCTGTTGGTAACCACTTTGAAACAAAATCTTTCAAATATGCAGTCCTAGGAAACACTGTATTACCTTCAAATGCTCTAGTACCCGTGCAGTGCTCTGCATGTTCTCAATTATCTAACAATCAGAG GTTCATGGCGACGGCTCCGCAAGTAGGTAACACGTTCTGGGACGTGAGCAAATATTTCATGGACCAATTGTCGCATCTTCTCAGTAAAGTCAACAAAAAGAGGGAACAACTCAGTGCCAAAATTATTTGCCAATTGGCCATAACCGAATATGGTGGAA ATGTTGAAGCTTGTCAAGATACATTGtccactaaaaataaaatgaacttGAACTTTACACTCAATTTAGATGATAG tgaTTTACCCATCAGCCAAAGTCCAAAACGCAAATTCGCAACTACCAAAATCCTACAAAGGAAACCTAGTCTGACAATAAACAGAACTGATACCGGCGACGAAGACACATTTGAACACATACTGCAAGTCACCTCTCATCACGAGACCATAATGGCTTACTACTATTTGGacgaaaataataaagttaaaGTTACGGAAATATTCGACGTTACTGAAAGTGATTCTCCGCTCGTTCAGACAACCCACGAGAAAGAATTTAACAGAAATCTGGAGTTTGACGATGACTGGGATGAATCCACTTGGACCACAGCGCATGCGTTAGATGATC ACACGTATCTAGAAGAAAGAAGGAGGAGTTTGGCCGAAATGTCCGAATATTCTCTGGAAGATCTTGTCGATAGAGACACTTCCAATTTGTTTTCCGACCCGGAAAGCGAATGGAACGGAACTTACAAAATTGAAGAACCGGaagacgacgacgacgatCTATTACCGACAGCCGACTTAAGACCGGAATCTGACCAACCAGAACAACTTTCAGCTTACATGAGGACCTGCCCAGTACCTTCTTTCACATATCAAGAAGATTTATAG
- the LOC138134139 gene encoding patatin-like phospholipase domain-containing protein 2 isoform X2 produces MNLSFAGCGFLGIYHVGVACCFRKYAPHLLLNKISGASAGAMAACCLLLDLPLGEMTSDVLRAAAEARRRSLGPFNPSFNIHNLLMEGYEKFLPDDAHIKVSGKLHVSLTRVHDGKNVIVSQFDTREELIQVLLASAFIPFFSGLIPPKFKGVRYMDGGYSDNLPTLDENTITVSPFCGESDICPRDDSSQLFHINIANTSIELSKHNIYRMVRILFPPKPEVLSNMCKQGFDDALRFLHRNNLINCTRCLAVQSTFVVSDTLEENLEYDPQCKECKQHRQEALVSNMPETVLSIFQEAIDSTNNGLLNWLFKHRGMKLLSVLSLPYTLPADILYATFTKLNLIPTVKATPIIIARNVTDFNFVTAVGNHFETKSFKYAVLGNTVLPSNALVPVQCSACSQLSNNQRFMATAPQVGNTFWDVSKYFMDQLSHLLSKVNKKREQLSAKIICQLAITEYGGTDVEACQDTLSTKNKMNLNFTLNLDDSDLPISQSPKRKFATTKILQRKPSLTINRTDTGDEDTFEHILQVTSHHETIMAYYYLDENNKVKVTEIFDVTESDSPLVQTTHEKEFNRNLEFDDDWDESTWTTAHALDDHTYLEERRRSLAEMSEYSLEDLVDRDTSNLFSDPESEWNGTYKIEEPEDDDDDLLPTADLRPESDQPEQLSAYMRTCPVPSFTYQEDL; encoded by the exons ATGAATCTGTCGTTCGCTGGTTGTGGATTTCTGGGCATATACCATGTCGGAGTGGCGTGTTGCTTCCGCAAATATGCTCCacatttattgttaaataaaatctcGGGGGCGTCTGCAGGTGCCATGGCCGCCTGCTGTTTACTGCTAGATCTGCCACTAG GTGAAATGACCAGTGACGTCCTTCGAGCAGCTGCAGAAGCGCGAAGACGATCTTTGGGTCCCTTCAACCCCTCTTTCAACATCCACAACCTCCTGATGGAGggttatgaaaaatttttgcCAGATGACGCTCACATCAAAGTCAGCGGCAAGCTACACGTGTCTCTCACTCGCGTTCACGATGGCAAAAACGTTATCGTTTCGCAATTCGATACCAGAGAGGAATTAATCCAGGTGCTCCTAGCTTCTGCTTTCATACCGTTCTTTTCCGGCCTCATTCCACCTAAATTCAAAGGGGTGAGATACATGGATGGGGGATACAGCGACAACTTGCCCACTTTAGACGAAAATACGATCACGGTCAGCCCCTTTTGTGGGGAAAGTGATATCTGTCCCAGAGATGACAGTTCACAGTTGTTTCAT ATCAACATCGCTAATACAAGTATAGAATTATcgaaacataatatttatagAATGGTGAGGATACTGTTTCCGCCAAAACCGGAAGTGTTGTCGAACATGTGCAAGCAGGGTTTCGACGATGCCCTCAGGTTTTTACATAGGAACAATCTTATCAACTGTACGAGATGTTTGGCTGTACAGTCGACTTTCGTTGTGTCTGATACTTTGGAGGAAAATCTGGAATACGATCCACAATGCAAAGAATGTAAACAACACAGACAA GAGGCTCTTGTCTCAAATATGCCCGAGACGGTACTTAGCATTTTCCAAGAAGCAATAGACTCAACTAATAACGGATTACTTAATTGGCTATTCAAGCATCGCGGTATGAAGCTACTGTCGGTGTTAAGTCTTCCATACACCCTACCAGCTGACATCTTGTACGCCACATTCACAAA GTTAAATTTAATACCCACTGTAAAAGCGACCCCCATCATTATCGCTAGAAATGTAacagattttaattttgttactgCTGTTGGTAACCACTTTGAAACAAAATCTTTCAAATATGCAGTCCTAGGAAACACTGTATTACCTTCAAATGCTCTAGTACCCGTGCAGTGCTCTGCATGTTCTCAATTATCTAACAATCAGAG GTTCATGGCGACGGCTCCGCAAGTAGGTAACACGTTCTGGGACGTGAGCAAATATTTCATGGACCAATTGTCGCATCTTCTCAGTAAAGTCAACAAAAAGAGGGAACAACTCAGTGCCAAAATTATTTGCCAATTGGCCATAACCGAATATGGTGGAA CAGATGTTGAAGCTTGTCAAGATACATTGtccactaaaaataaaatgaacttGAACTTTACACTCAATTTAGATGATAG tgaTTTACCCATCAGCCAAAGTCCAAAACGCAAATTCGCAACTACCAAAATCCTACAAAGGAAACCTAGTCTGACAATAAACAGAACTGATACCGGCGACGAAGACACATTTGAACACATACTGCAAGTCACCTCTCATCACGAGACCATAATGGCTTACTACTATTTGGacgaaaataataaagttaaaGTTACGGAAATATTCGACGTTACTGAAAGTGATTCTCCGCTCGTTCAGACAACCCACGAGAAAGAATTTAACAGAAATCTGGAGTTTGACGATGACTGGGATGAATCCACTTGGACCACAGCGCATGCGTTAGATGATC ACACGTATCTAGAAGAAAGAAGGAGGAGTTTGGCCGAAATGTCCGAATATTCTCTGGAAGATCTTGTCGATAGAGACACTTCCAATTTGTTTTCCGACCCGGAAAGCGAATGGAACGGAACTTACAAAATTGAAGAACCGGaagacgacgacgacgatCTATTACCGACAGCCGACTTAAGACCGGAATCTGACCAACCAGAACAACTTTCAGCTTACATGAGGACCTGCCCAGTACCTTCTTTCACATATCAAGAAGATTTATAG
- the LOC138134139 gene encoding 1-acylglycerol-3-phosphate O-acyltransferase Pnpla3-like isoform X4: MNLSFAGCGFLGIYHVGVACCFRKYAPHLLLNKISGASAGAMAACCLLLDLPLGEMTSDVLRAAAEARRRSLGPFNPSFNIHNLLMEGYEKFLPDDAHIKVSGKLHVSLTRVHDGKNVIVSQFDTREELIQVLLASAFIPFFSGLIPPKFKGVRYMDGGYSDNLPTLDENTITVSPFCGESDICPRDDSSQLFHINIANTSIELSKHNIYRMVRILFPPKPEVLSNMCKQGFDDALRFLHRNNLINCTRCLAVQSTFVVSDTLEENLEYDPQCKECKQHRQEALVSNMPETVLSIFQEAIDSTNNGLLNWLFKHRGMKLLSVLSLPYTLPADILYATFTKFMATAPQVGNTFWDVSKYFMDQLSHLLSKVNKKREQLSAKIICQLAITEYGGTDVEACQDTLSTKNKMNLNFTLNLDDSDLPISQSPKRKFATTKILQRKPSLTINRTDTGDEDTFEHILQVTSHHETIMAYYYLDENNKVKVTEIFDVTESDSPLVQTTHEKEFNRNLEFDDDWDESTWTTAHALDDHTYLEERRRSLAEMSEYSLEDLVDRDTSNLFSDPESEWNGTYKIEEPEDDDDDLLPTADLRPESDQPEQLSAYMRTCPVPSFTYQEDL; this comes from the exons ATGAATCTGTCGTTCGCTGGTTGTGGATTTCTGGGCATATACCATGTCGGAGTGGCGTGTTGCTTCCGCAAATATGCTCCacatttattgttaaataaaatctcGGGGGCGTCTGCAGGTGCCATGGCCGCCTGCTGTTTACTGCTAGATCTGCCACTAG GTGAAATGACCAGTGACGTCCTTCGAGCAGCTGCAGAAGCGCGAAGACGATCTTTGGGTCCCTTCAACCCCTCTTTCAACATCCACAACCTCCTGATGGAGggttatgaaaaatttttgcCAGATGACGCTCACATCAAAGTCAGCGGCAAGCTACACGTGTCTCTCACTCGCGTTCACGATGGCAAAAACGTTATCGTTTCGCAATTCGATACCAGAGAGGAATTAATCCAGGTGCTCCTAGCTTCTGCTTTCATACCGTTCTTTTCCGGCCTCATTCCACCTAAATTCAAAGGGGTGAGATACATGGATGGGGGATACAGCGACAACTTGCCCACTTTAGACGAAAATACGATCACGGTCAGCCCCTTTTGTGGGGAAAGTGATATCTGTCCCAGAGATGACAGTTCACAGTTGTTTCAT ATCAACATCGCTAATACAAGTATAGAATTATcgaaacataatatttatagAATGGTGAGGATACTGTTTCCGCCAAAACCGGAAGTGTTGTCGAACATGTGCAAGCAGGGTTTCGACGATGCCCTCAGGTTTTTACATAGGAACAATCTTATCAACTGTACGAGATGTTTGGCTGTACAGTCGACTTTCGTTGTGTCTGATACTTTGGAGGAAAATCTGGAATACGATCCACAATGCAAAGAATGTAAACAACACAGACAA GAGGCTCTTGTCTCAAATATGCCCGAGACGGTACTTAGCATTTTCCAAGAAGCAATAGACTCAACTAATAACGGATTACTTAATTGGCTATTCAAGCATCGCGGTATGAAGCTACTGTCGGTGTTAAGTCTTCCATACACCCTACCAGCTGACATCTTGTACGCCACATTCACAAA GTTCATGGCGACGGCTCCGCAAGTAGGTAACACGTTCTGGGACGTGAGCAAATATTTCATGGACCAATTGTCGCATCTTCTCAGTAAAGTCAACAAAAAGAGGGAACAACTCAGTGCCAAAATTATTTGCCAATTGGCCATAACCGAATATGGTGGAA CAGATGTTGAAGCTTGTCAAGATACATTGtccactaaaaataaaatgaacttGAACTTTACACTCAATTTAGATGATAG tgaTTTACCCATCAGCCAAAGTCCAAAACGCAAATTCGCAACTACCAAAATCCTACAAAGGAAACCTAGTCTGACAATAAACAGAACTGATACCGGCGACGAAGACACATTTGAACACATACTGCAAGTCACCTCTCATCACGAGACCATAATGGCTTACTACTATTTGGacgaaaataataaagttaaaGTTACGGAAATATTCGACGTTACTGAAAGTGATTCTCCGCTCGTTCAGACAACCCACGAGAAAGAATTTAACAGAAATCTGGAGTTTGACGATGACTGGGATGAATCCACTTGGACCACAGCGCATGCGTTAGATGATC ACACGTATCTAGAAGAAAGAAGGAGGAGTTTGGCCGAAATGTCCGAATATTCTCTGGAAGATCTTGTCGATAGAGACACTTCCAATTTGTTTTCCGACCCGGAAAGCGAATGGAACGGAACTTACAAAATTGAAGAACCGGaagacgacgacgacgatCTATTACCGACAGCCGACTTAAGACCGGAATCTGACCAACCAGAACAACTTTCAGCTTACATGAGGACCTGCCCAGTACCTTCTTTCACATATCAAGAAGATTTATAG
- the LOC138134139 gene encoding patatin-like phospholipase domain-containing protein 2 isoform X1: protein MNLSFAGCGFLGIYHVGVACCFRKYAPHLLLNKISGASAGAMAACCLLLDLPLGEMTSDVLRAAAEARRRSLGPFNPSFNIHNLLMEGYEKFLPDDAHIKVSGKLHVSLTRVHDGKNVIVSQFDTREELIQVLLASAFIPFFSGLIPPKFKGVRYMDGGYSDNLPTLDENTITVSPFCGESDICPRDDSSQLFHINIANTSIELSKHNIYRMVRILFPPKPEVLSNMCKQGFDDALRFLHRNNLINCTRCLAVQSTFVVSDTLEENLEYDPQCKECKQHRQEALVSNMPETVLSIFQEAIDSTNNGLLNWLFKHRGMKLLSVLSLPYTLPADILYATFTKLNLIPTVKATPIIIARNVTDFNFVTAVGNHFETKSFKYAVLGNTVLPSNALVPVQCSACSQLSNNQRFMATAPQVGNTFWDVSKYFMDQLSHLLSKVNKKREQLSAKIICQLAITEYGGSMFNVLIFILTSLLIHIIISADVEACQDTLSTKNKMNLNFTLNLDDSDLPISQSPKRKFATTKILQRKPSLTINRTDTGDEDTFEHILQVTSHHETIMAYYYLDENNKVKVTEIFDVTESDSPLVQTTHEKEFNRNLEFDDDWDESTWTTAHALDDHTYLEERRRSLAEMSEYSLEDLVDRDTSNLFSDPESEWNGTYKIEEPEDDDDDLLPTADLRPESDQPEQLSAYMRTCPVPSFTYQEDL from the exons ATGAATCTGTCGTTCGCTGGTTGTGGATTTCTGGGCATATACCATGTCGGAGTGGCGTGTTGCTTCCGCAAATATGCTCCacatttattgttaaataaaatctcGGGGGCGTCTGCAGGTGCCATGGCCGCCTGCTGTTTACTGCTAGATCTGCCACTAG GTGAAATGACCAGTGACGTCCTTCGAGCAGCTGCAGAAGCGCGAAGACGATCTTTGGGTCCCTTCAACCCCTCTTTCAACATCCACAACCTCCTGATGGAGggttatgaaaaatttttgcCAGATGACGCTCACATCAAAGTCAGCGGCAAGCTACACGTGTCTCTCACTCGCGTTCACGATGGCAAAAACGTTATCGTTTCGCAATTCGATACCAGAGAGGAATTAATCCAGGTGCTCCTAGCTTCTGCTTTCATACCGTTCTTTTCCGGCCTCATTCCACCTAAATTCAAAGGGGTGAGATACATGGATGGGGGATACAGCGACAACTTGCCCACTTTAGACGAAAATACGATCACGGTCAGCCCCTTTTGTGGGGAAAGTGATATCTGTCCCAGAGATGACAGTTCACAGTTGTTTCAT ATCAACATCGCTAATACAAGTATAGAATTATcgaaacataatatttatagAATGGTGAGGATACTGTTTCCGCCAAAACCGGAAGTGTTGTCGAACATGTGCAAGCAGGGTTTCGACGATGCCCTCAGGTTTTTACATAGGAACAATCTTATCAACTGTACGAGATGTTTGGCTGTACAGTCGACTTTCGTTGTGTCTGATACTTTGGAGGAAAATCTGGAATACGATCCACAATGCAAAGAATGTAAACAACACAGACAA GAGGCTCTTGTCTCAAATATGCCCGAGACGGTACTTAGCATTTTCCAAGAAGCAATAGACTCAACTAATAACGGATTACTTAATTGGCTATTCAAGCATCGCGGTATGAAGCTACTGTCGGTGTTAAGTCTTCCATACACCCTACCAGCTGACATCTTGTACGCCACATTCACAAA GTTAAATTTAATACCCACTGTAAAAGCGACCCCCATCATTATCGCTAGAAATGTAacagattttaattttgttactgCTGTTGGTAACCACTTTGAAACAAAATCTTTCAAATATGCAGTCCTAGGAAACACTGTATTACCTTCAAATGCTCTAGTACCCGTGCAGTGCTCTGCATGTTCTCAATTATCTAACAATCAGAG GTTCATGGCGACGGCTCCGCAAGTAGGTAACACGTTCTGGGACGTGAGCAAATATTTCATGGACCAATTGTCGCATCTTCTCAGTAAAGTCAACAAAAAGAGGGAACAACTCAGTGCCAAAATTATTTGCCAATTGGCCATAACCGAATATGGTGGAAGTATGtttaacgttttaatttttattttgacgagtttattaatacatattattatttcagCAGATGTTGAAGCTTGTCAAGATACATTGtccactaaaaataaaatgaacttGAACTTTACACTCAATTTAGATGATAG tgaTTTACCCATCAGCCAAAGTCCAAAACGCAAATTCGCAACTACCAAAATCCTACAAAGGAAACCTAGTCTGACAATAAACAGAACTGATACCGGCGACGAAGACACATTTGAACACATACTGCAAGTCACCTCTCATCACGAGACCATAATGGCTTACTACTATTTGGacgaaaataataaagttaaaGTTACGGAAATATTCGACGTTACTGAAAGTGATTCTCCGCTCGTTCAGACAACCCACGAGAAAGAATTTAACAGAAATCTGGAGTTTGACGATGACTGGGATGAATCCACTTGGACCACAGCGCATGCGTTAGATGATC ACACGTATCTAGAAGAAAGAAGGAGGAGTTTGGCCGAAATGTCCGAATATTCTCTGGAAGATCTTGTCGATAGAGACACTTCCAATTTGTTTTCCGACCCGGAAAGCGAATGGAACGGAACTTACAAAATTGAAGAACCGGaagacgacgacgacgatCTATTACCGACAGCCGACTTAAGACCGGAATCTGACCAACCAGAACAACTTTCAGCTTACATGAGGACCTGCCCAGTACCTTCTTTCACATATCAAGAAGATTTATAG